The genomic DNA TGTCCACCATTGACTTGTCGTGGTGATTTTCCCAATTCCGCCAGAACTTCTTCAACGACGGATCGAATTGTTTGTTCAGTTGTGTTCATGTTTAATTCATCTCGTATTGGGCGAACAATTGGTTTAGCCAGAGACTTCAAGTCTTTGGCTAAAGGTCGTCTTACGAATAAGCTTGCTGTGATTCGGCGTAATGTTTAAAGCGGGTTTTCGTGGGGAAATTTGTCAGCATGAATAAAACAAGCGTGCCGACAATTCCCAGCGACCACCAGTTTTTCTCAAGGATGTAGGCGACGATATTCATGAAGCAGCCACCTTCAAGGAGGGCGAAGCCGATGATGGTTCGCATCTGCATGACCTGATACGGCTTGTTTTCCGGCGTGACCGGAATACTTCGGCGACCATATTGGTTGTCGATAACTTGTTCTGTGACGAATGCTGAGACGAAAAAGAACATGACAATTTGTGGCAGAGTCACTGCTGCCATGATTGCACTGACTAAGGTTCCATCGCTCGCGACATTCATTCCGCCGACAGCAAAAAATGCGACTCCGCAAAACGCCACAACTCCCACAATCAATGCAGCTGCGATGAGCTGTGATGTTCGGAGAATTGCCTCTGGTGTTCTGGAGTGCCTGTTCATGCTGAGTCATCTCCCGCATCGAAGATGGCACTGTGGCCGACTTGAACATTATCGACGATGCCGATGATGGCGCAGTCGATTGGAAGTGTTTTCGTATCCTCTGTAAATCGGGCGCTTGACCCCTGCACGATCAGGACAACTTCTCCTTCACCAGCACCGACGGCATCGACGGCGATGAACGTTCGTCCTGTCGGTTTGAGTGAACTCTTGTTCTGTTCATCAATCCGCAACGGCTCCACGATCAGCAATTTCTGGCCAACCATCGTGTTGACTTTGTGCGTCGATGTGACGTTCCCGGTGATTTTGGCTAAAAACATTTTGGTATTACCACTGAGTCACGGAGAGATGGAGGAAGTTCGTGGAGGCGTCTTTAATTCCATCTCACATCATTTCCACATGGAAGTTCAACAGGAATTCAATTCGAACCCCTGTCAGTCTTAAATCAGTCAATATATTGACTGAATGAACAGGGAGGTTTTTTCTAGTCGATTTAGTCACAGGAACCTTTTCAGACGTTTTCTCAATCACGATTTTTAATCGAGTGGAAAGTCTTCAATTTTGGACGAGCTTCGCAGTCTGTCTGGCGACGACGAGTTCTTCGTTCGTGGGGACGATCCAGATTTGGAGTTTGCTGTTGTCAGCGGAGATTTTTCCTTCCTCTCGAGTGGAACTGTTTTTGTCGCTGTCGAGTTCGATCCCTGCGAAGGTCATATCTTCGCAGACCTTGCTACGAATCGTGTCGCTGTTCTCTCCGATGCCTCCTGTGAAAACGAGTGCGTCTGCCCCGTTTAAGACTGCAAGATACTGACCGATGTACTTCTTGATGTCCGCGGCATAAACATCGACAGCAAGCTGTGCCTGTTCGTTACCGTTGGCAGCTGCGATTTCGATATCTCGACAGTCGTTGGAAACACCACTGAGTCCGAGTAGGCCTCCCTGGGTCGACAATTCATCTAACAGTTCGTCGTAATCTTTGCCGCTGAGGCGTTTCACGAGTCGCAGTGCGAATGGGTCGAAATCTCCAACGCGATTGTTTTGCGGCAATCCTGATTGTGGGGTCATTCCCATTGAAGTCGATTGCGACAGACCACCGAGCATGGCACAAATTGAACTACTCCCTCCGAGATGGCACGAAATGACTTTCGCGTCCTCTTTCCCGAGTAGTTCTGCCATTCTCGTTCCAATGAAGCGATGACTTGCTCCATGGAATCCCCAGCGAAGAACTTCGTATTGCTGAGTCCATTGGTAAGGGACTGAATAAGTTCGGTACTTTTCCGGGATCGTTTCGTGGAAGGCAGTTTCCAACGCTGCCACCAGGGGGATCTTCGGAAATGATGCCTGAAGTTGACGCATCGCCCGGACATATGGCGGATTGTGAGCAGGAGCAACGTCAGCGAGGTTTTCCATCGCTTGCAACAGCTCTTCATTGACGATCTTGATACCACTCAACTTGCCAGCGAAGACCGCTTTGAAGCCAATCGCAGCGACTTCATCGACGGAGTTCAGGCAACCGGTGTCGGAGTGCATCAGTTGATCCAGACACATCTGCACAGCGGCAGCGTGGTCTGGAATGTGTTTGGTTTCTTTGGCAGCATGGCTTCCAATTTCAACGACACAATTCGACTCTGCATCTTCTCCAATCCGGTCGATTCCTCCACGTGCCAACTGCTGCTCGGTTTCCATGTCGAACAGTCGGTACTTGAAGCTCGTCGAGCCGAGATTTGCCACCAGGATCTTCACAAGTGCACTCCATTGGGGCGGACACTTAAGTGTCCGGCGAACTTTAACCGGTCCAGAAACCTTTGGAATGAACGCTTTCTTCAGTCAAAAGGAGAACAAAACCAGGTTTCAGGAACAGTTCTTTAAAAGTTTTCCATCAATCCATTCGCTGGACGCGGCAGGATGTGTGCGCTGACGAGTTCGCCAACTTTGGAGGCTGCAGCGGCACCGGCATCGACAGCGGCGCGGACGGAACCGACATCGCCTTTGATGATTGTGGTGACGAATCCGCCACCGATTTGGACTTGCTTCACGAGGGAGACGTTTGCTGATTTCAGCATCGCATCCGACGACTCAATTGTCGCAATCAGGCCTTTGGTCTCGACCATTCCAATCGCTTCGTTCATTTTGATTCCTTGATCAAACAGTGTCTGTTGTCTAAACGTGGTCACAATGTTCTTCTCGAAGACTGCGGTATCCACGGAGACGGAAACTATTTCGAGCTCGCTTTCTTGGATGGGAGGATGGCTGCCAACTCTTCGTGCGGTCGTGGAATGACCTGGACACTGACAACTTCGCCGATTTTACTGGCAGCACCGGCACCAGCATCGACGGCAGCTTTGACAGCTGCGACATCGCCTGTCAGGAAGATGGTGACGAGACCACTGCCGACTTTTTCCCAGCCAACCATTTCAACGTTGGCAGCTTTGAGTGCAGAATCAGCTGCTTCGATGAGGCAGATGAGTCCCTTCGTTTCGATCATTCCGAGGGCTTCGGAAACTTTAGCCATAGCATTTTTCTCCAAGTAAGGATCAAGGGGTTGGAAATGGTACCGGGGTTTGAGTTCAAGCTTCGGGAAGCTCCCTGAATGCTAAACTGCGAGCCCCAAAGTTTATGAGTGGCAGGCACAGGCGCTGCTGTTGGGTTTGATCAATTCGACGTTTGTCGCTTTGGTCAGGTTGATGGCATTGCCTTCATCGGTGTCGAGGTGGACTTCAAGTTTGATCTTGTTGTCTCCCCCTCGGACCGAAACATTTTCAAGGACGGTCGTGCAGCTGGGAGACTCGACTCGCAAGTGCATGAGATCTTTGTCTTGGACTCCATAAGCTGCCATGTCGGCGGGCGACATGTGAACATGTCGCATGGCTCTGATAACACCTTCGTTGAGTTCGATGCTGCCAGCTGGACCCACGATCAGGCAACCGGGAGTACCAGCAGTGTCTCCGCTGATGCGGACAGGGAGGTCCAGACCCAGCGAAATTGCATCGGTGAAGGCGAGTTCAACTTGTGATGCTCCGCGGCAGGGACCTAAAACGCGGACCTCAGGTAACATTCGGCGACGTGGTCCAACGATGGCAACGGTTTCCTCAGCTGCGTAATAGCCTTCCTGGTACAGCCATTTCATCGGCGTGAGAGTGCGACCTTTGCCGAACAGGATTTCGACATGCTCTTCGGTGAGGTGGCAGTGCCGAGCAGAGATGTTGACTTTCAGAGGGTTTGGCTTGCCAGTTACGGGGGCTTGCTGCTGAGGTGCCACACCTTGGAATTGACGGTTCAAGACCGAGCGGACAACACGTTCGACGTCACTTCGAGAAAGAGTATTTCCAACCGCTGACATGTTTGGGGCATCCCTTGTTTCAAACGAAATAATTGGCTGCGTGTTTCGTTATTCTTGGTACGACTGTTACTTGGCGACGATGCACTCAATGTTGAGTTTTTTGAGTCGCGTTAACCATTCTTCCGGGGTGTTTTCGTCGACAACCATTTTGTGAACGATATCGAGAGGTCCCAAGTGAGCCAGTTCAGAGTGTCCGAACTTGGTGTGGTCAGCGACCACGATCACTTCATCGACAGATTCGATCATCTGACGTTCTGTTTCCGCCAGCAATGAATTGGTATTGAAGAGCCCCCGCTCAGTAATCCCGCCAACGCTCATGATGAGTCGTCGGGCGTGAACACGTTTCAAGGCTTCTATCGTCAACTCTCCCAATGCGACTCCGGTTTTGGGGTAGACGTATCCGCCAAGGTAAATCAGCTCAACGTCCGCAACTCCGACTAAATGGTTCGCGATCGGAAGTGAGTTTGTCACCACTTGCAAGCCTTTGCCCGCAAGATGTTTCGCCACTTCCAGGGTTGTGGTTCCACCATCAAGGATGATCGTCTCCTGCCGACCAATGAATTCTGCTGTTGCACGACCAATTTTTTGTTTCTCAGTCGATGCGAGGTTTCTTCGGACGTCGAAGCCGGTCAGGGCATCGCCAACATACGATGCTCCCCCACGTGTTCGTCGTACCTGCCCAATGCCTTCAAGATATTCCAGGTCTCGCCGTATCGTGGATTCGCTGACATTAATTGCACAAGAAAGCTCTCCTAGAGATATAAATCCCTTGGATTGTATGACTTGCGTGATTTCATCGCGTCTTTCTTCAACGAGCACGGTAACTAAACCCGTTTTGCGTGAGTTCTCTAAGTTCTCTGATTTTGCCGTCTGTGGGATTGATATTCAACTCGAAATGACCAGTAGTTGTCAAAATCTTTCAGAAAGTTTCATCGGTGTTGCGGTTTTCATGGAAATGATGACAGCAACGTTCTCTTCAGTTTGAGTCGACTGAAAAAGTCAAATTCCTCATCACAAATTGGTTTCTTTTACCGTACTAACTGGAGCGAACTCCTTTCTCTCACTACTCTTCATTCGACTGAGGGAATCCCAACGACCGATTCAGGTGGCACAGTCGTTTCACTTAGAAGGTGGAAGAATTCAGATGGGTGGTGAACTTTTGGCAACCTCTCGATTAGAGAAGCTCGATGCTCTTCGCAGAAGCCTCTCCGCAGTGATCCGCGGAAAAGACGAAACGATCGAGATTCTTTTGATTGCTTTACTTGCGGGCGGGTCAGTGTTGATGGAGGACGTCCCCGGAGTCGGGAAGACAACTTTAGCGAAGGCGCTGGCGCGGTCTCTTGATGCGGAATTTCGTCGCGTGCAGTTCACGCCTGACTTACTCCCGTCAGATATTCTTGGCTCGTCTGTTTATTCTCCCAAGGATGGCAGCTTCACTTTCAAAAAGGGGCCGATCTTCTGCAGTATCCTCTTGGCAGATGAAATCAATCGGGCTTCTCCGAGAACGCAGTCTGCACTGTTGGAGTCGATGAGTGAGGGGCAGGCGACAATTGAAGGTGTGCGGCATCACTTGCCCTCGCCGTTCCTTGTACTGGCGACTCAAAATCCGGTCGATTTTCATGGAACCTATCCGCTCCCGGAAGCGCAACTGGATCGTTTCCTGGTGCAACTTCATGTCGGCTATCCCGAGCCTGACATGGAAATTGAGATGCTTTATGATAGGGCAGTGACGCTCCCTATTAATTCTGTTGAGGTCGTCATGACGATGGCAGAGGTCACTGAGATTCAGAAGTCAGTCCGGGAAGTTCAGATGGAACGAAGCCTTGCCCGGTATCTCGTCGACCTTGTCGCAGAGACTCGAACTCACCCGATGTTGAAACTTGGAGTCAGTCCGCGCGGCAGTCTCATGTTCTTTCGCGCAGTCCAGGCAGCTGCGTATCTGGCTGGTCGAGATTTTGTGATCCCGGATGATATTCAGAAGATGGCTCAGCATGTGTTGCCGCATCGCTTGAGCTTAACTCCAAAGGCACGCTACGGAAGTCTGACTCGTTTACAGGTCGTTCAGCAAATTGTCAGTGAGGTTCCAGTTCCGGTATGAAACGTCGTGTCCCATTGATGGTTCGGCTGACCAGATTTCTGGTCGGTTTCAAGATGACTCCGTTTGGACGGGTCGCTGTCTTGGGGATTTTCTTGGGTGCTTTAGGTGGCGTGACGATCGAGATTCCGGTCTATCAGATTTTTTGTGGCTGGGTCTGCCTGTTTGGATTTATCGAAACGACGGGAATATTGCTAAGGCCGAAGCTGGAGCTGAAGGCGTGGTTTCCAGAGAAGGTCATCGAAGGCGAGTCGGTCACTGGCTATGTGGACATTACGAATGTCGGCATGTTTCCAGCTTGCGATATTATGTGTGCGTTGCTGCAAATGCCTGAAGGGATGCGGCATCTTGATGCGGATTATTCCATTCCATCAATCCCCAAGGGGAAGCAGATGACACTTCCAGTCACTGTTCAGGCCTCAAAGCGTGGCAACTATATTCTGCCGGGAGCGAGAATACACAGTACGTTTCCATTTAATTTAATGCGGTTTGGAAAGGCTCAAACCGACCAGTGGGAGTTGCAGGTTCTGCCTGCGTTTTCACCACTTGAGCAATTTGAGGTTCCGTTTTCACGTAAGTCACAGGCAGACGGAGTGAGTGCCGAAATCCGTGTTGGAGATTCTCCTGAATACATTGGGAATCGAGATTACACTCCCGGAGAACCGGTCAGGCGTCTCGACTTCAAGGCTTGGGCAAGAGTGGGGCGACCAGTTGTTCGTGAATATCAGGATGAATTCAATTCACAGGCTGCCATATTCCTCGATACCCATCTTCCGCGTCGTTGGGGGCGAGCGAGGAAAGATCGTTTGAGGTTAGATGCTGCTGTCAGCCTGACTGCAGCGATCGCTCATCAGATGGACCAGCATGATGCGTCTGTCGAAGTCTTTCTGGCAGGGGCGGATCTCTTTCTCTTTCAGCCAGCTGCGGGGGTGACACACTTCGAGAGCGTGATGGAGGTTCTTTCAGTTACCGAGTTGACGAATTCTGAATCGCTTTCGCAGTTGGCTCCTGTGATCGCCGATTCGTTGGAAGATGTTTCAGTTGTGTTTTGCGTTTTTGTTGACTGGGACGAATCGCGAGAGCAATTTGTCCGCGGCATTGTCGAGTCTGGCTGTGCCGTTCGTCTGTTGTTGGTCTCGGAGTCCGAGCCAGACATTCCCGTTCCGTACGATGAAGGAGAGTTCACAACTCTCAATCCACGAGCGATTCTTCTTGGTGAGGTTCGCGAGTTGTGAATCACAAAGCGGCACAATATCGGACGTTTTTCAGTTCCCAGCGAACGGCAGCTGTGGGGGTGATTTTGATTCAATGTGCAGTGCTCTTCATCATGATGGAAGCGGCAACGTTTTCTGTTTGTGCTGCTGTACTCGCCTGCTGTGGACTGTTCGCACATAAGAAAGGCTGGCTGATTTCACTTCCAGGTGACTTCTGGGTTTTTCTCCTCGGTGCTGTCTTCGTGGTGAAGTACTCTTTTGCGCCAAAAGAATTCGATTTGGACGACAGATTTCTGTTCACCGACTTTACTTATGAAGTCGCCATGTTCTGTGTCGTCGTGGAACTGTGTCACTTATATCGCAAACAGAACCGTGAGAAATTACCGACATCATTTTTAGTGTTCGCGGTGATCGGACTCGTCTGCACTTGTAATGTTCGTTTGAATGGCTTTCGGCGACTGGCAATGTTGCTGATGACTCAATGCTTTCTATTCATGAGCATGCTGTTCTCGATGAAGTCACGCCGGTTTTCTCAGGTCAGACAACCGAGAGGATCGCTTTGGCGAAACTCCATTATGTGGGGAGTGCTAATCGGTTCGGCTGCGTTGGGAACATCGTTGTCGCTCTTGCTTCATCGATACGAACATGCTTTCGAAAGGGTCGTAAACGGTTACTTGGCGATTGGGGATCGTGGCCCTGCCAGAAATGGGTTTTCCAATCGAGGTGGGCTCAGCGATATTTCCAGCTGGCAAAGTTATGGCGGAGAAAAGGTGGCACTGCGTGTCGAGTCCGATGCGATGCCCGGTTACCTGCGGGGAAAGGTGTTTAATGAATTCCAAATGAACCGTTGGGTGACGACAGAGCGAAGTCGAACTTTGGCTCCGAGTCCGCGAGAAAGCGTTTCTGGCGAACTCTCTGCTGAGTTCCCAGATGACGAGCACTTGTATTTGGTCTCCGAAACGATTCCGAAGAAGAATCGAATCATCAATGTCTGGCCGGTCGAGCGTAAAACTGCAGGGCATTGTTTTGCACCGCTCGAAGCGGTTGCTTTCACTTGCCGTTCAAAGCCTGTCTCTGTTGATCGTAATCGGATCGTGGCTCGCCAAAATGAACCAAACGTTGTCTCTTACTCTGTCATTGTCGATTCAAAGCCGAGCCGTGATGGAGAAGTTGTCTCCAGTGATTTTCTGCAACTCCCTGGTCACCTCGACGAACGTGTTGTTCAGGTAGCACAAGAACTCTTCGCTGGTGCGGAATCTCCGCAAGCGAAAATTCAGCTTGTTCAACAATACTTCCAGAGAAATTTTCAATATCGATTGGGAGTCGATCTTCCCAGAGGTGAAGATCCGCTGGGGTATTTTCTGGAACATCGTCCGCCCGCCCATTGCGAATTTTTTGCAACCGCCAGTGCCATTCTGCTGAGACTTGGGGGAGTCCCATCGCGATATGTCACAGGTTATCTCGCTCAGGAACAGAGTGAGGTGGATATGATGTGGGTGGCACGAAGAAAGGATGCGCATGCCTGGGTGGAGGCGTACGATTCTGAAGAACAACGGTGGGTGCTCGTTGAGTCGACACCAGAAACCGGAGTTCCAAGTCCCTCTCAAACAGATGTTTGGCAAAATCGCCGCGAAGCGGTTGCACATTATTGTCGTTCGTTGCAGGACAAATTTGTTCGTGGAAATTACCTTCAGGCTCTCTGGTTTTTATTGCAACCTCTAATGTGGGGGATCGTGGCGATCGGTGTGGGGATCGGGCTCCAGTTGCTTCTGAAGCGTCGAGTCCGAAGAGATCCTACACTGGAATTTGATGAGTCGGAAGAGTGGCCCGATCTGGTTATAGAGCGGCAGAAGATGGATAAAATGATGTCTCGAATTGGGTTTCAGCGTGAGCCTGGAGAGACATCCACGCGATTCGCAGAGAGAATCGCCTTGGATTTAGAGGGTGCACATGCTGCCCGACTGGCAGACTGGTACCGTCAGTATACAGTTTGTCGCTATCGACCCGGAACGCGCAGGGAGAATGTCGAAGCGTTGAGAGCGGAGCGGGAAACATTGAACCAGAAACGTTTCACGAGAATCAATCGGGCGAGAACCGGGGACATGGCCAATGCTTGAGCAACTTCTTGACCAGGTTGTAGTGCTCGATATGTCGAGCCCGTTTATTTTTATCGGCACGCTCGTCGAAGAGGACCATCGCTATCTCGCTTTAAAAGATGTCGATGTTCACGATCTTCGTGACAGCAGTTCGACCCGAGAAGTTTATGTTCACGAAATCCGCACGCATGGACTCGCCCCAAATCGAAAACGAGTGCTCGTTCAGAAAGACCGAGTCGTCAGCCTTTCACGACTCTCTGATGTTTATTGAACGGCAAAGCTCTGCGGCAGAACAGGGCGTCATTGAAAGATAGGGCTTTTGCAGCAGGTTCAAGAGTTTTGAATG from Thalassoglobus polymorphus includes the following:
- a CDS encoding EutN/CcmL family microcompartment protein, encoding MFLAKITGNVTSTHKVNTMVGQKLLIVEPLRIDEQNKSSLKPTGRTFIAVDAVGAGEGEVVLIVQGSSARFTEDTKTLPIDCAIIGIVDNVQVGHSAIFDAGDDSA
- a CDS encoding acetate/propionate family kinase — its product is MKILVANLGSTSFKYRLFDMETEQQLARGGIDRIGEDAESNCVVEIGSHAAKETKHIPDHAAAVQMCLDQLMHSDTGCLNSVDEVAAIGFKAVFAGKLSGIKIVNEELLQAMENLADVAPAHNPPYVRAMRQLQASFPKIPLVAALETAFHETIPEKYRTYSVPYQWTQQYEVLRWGFHGASHRFIGTRMAELLGKEDAKVISCHLGGSSSICAMLGGLSQSTSMGMTPQSGLPQNNRVGDFDPFALRLVKRLSGKDYDELLDELSTQGGLLGLSGVSNDCRDIEIAAANGNEQAQLAVDVYAADIKKYIGQYLAVLNGADALVFTGGIGENSDTIRSKVCEDMTFAGIELDSDKNSSTREEGKISADNSKLQIWIVPTNEELVVARQTAKLVQN
- a CDS encoding BMC domain-containing protein, with amino-acid sequence MNEAIGMVETKGLIATIESSDAMLKSANVSLVKQVQIGGGFVTTIIKGDVGSVRAAVDAGAAAASKVGELVSAHILPRPANGLMENF
- a CDS encoding BMC domain-containing protein → MAKVSEALGMIETKGLICLIEAADSALKAANVEMVGWEKVGSGLVTIFLTGDVAAVKAAVDAGAGAASKIGEVVSVQVIPRPHEELAAILPSKKASSK
- the pduL gene encoding phosphate propanoyltransferase; amino-acid sequence: MSAVGNTLSRSDVERVVRSVLNRQFQGVAPQQQAPVTGKPNPLKVNISARHCHLTEEHVEILFGKGRTLTPMKWLYQEGYYAAEETVAIVGPRRRMLPEVRVLGPCRGASQVELAFTDAISLGLDLPVRISGDTAGTPGCLIVGPAGSIELNEGVIRAMRHVHMSPADMAAYGVQDKDLMHLRVESPSCTTVLENVSVRGGDNKIKLEVHLDTDEGNAINLTKATNVELIKPNSSACACHS
- a CDS encoding DeoR/GlpR family DNA-binding transcription regulator produces the protein MLVEERRDEITQVIQSKGFISLGELSCAINVSESTIRRDLEYLEGIGQVRRTRGGASYVGDALTGFDVRRNLASTEKQKIGRATAEFIGRQETIILDGGTTTLEVAKHLAGKGLQVVTNSLPIANHLVGVADVELIYLGGYVYPKTGVALGELTIEALKRVHARRLIMSVGGITERGLFNTNSLLAETERQMIESVDEVIVVADHTKFGHSELAHLGPLDIVHKMVVDENTPEEWLTRLKKLNIECIVAK
- a CDS encoding AAA family ATPase, producing MGGELLATSRLEKLDALRRSLSAVIRGKDETIEILLIALLAGGSVLMEDVPGVGKTTLAKALARSLDAEFRRVQFTPDLLPSDILGSSVYSPKDGSFTFKKGPIFCSILLADEINRASPRTQSALLESMSEGQATIEGVRHHLPSPFLVLATQNPVDFHGTYPLPEAQLDRFLVQLHVGYPEPDMEIEMLYDRAVTLPINSVEVVMTMAEVTEIQKSVREVQMERSLARYLVDLVAETRTHPMLKLGVSPRGSLMFFRAVQAAAYLAGRDFVIPDDIQKMAQHVLPHRLSLTPKARYGSLTRLQVVQQIVSEVPVPV
- a CDS encoding DUF58 domain-containing protein, yielding MKRRVPLMVRLTRFLVGFKMTPFGRVAVLGIFLGALGGVTIEIPVYQIFCGWVCLFGFIETTGILLRPKLELKAWFPEKVIEGESVTGYVDITNVGMFPACDIMCALLQMPEGMRHLDADYSIPSIPKGKQMTLPVTVQASKRGNYILPGARIHSTFPFNLMRFGKAQTDQWELQVLPAFSPLEQFEVPFSRKSQADGVSAEIRVGDSPEYIGNRDYTPGEPVRRLDFKAWARVGRPVVREYQDEFNSQAAIFLDTHLPRRWGRARKDRLRLDAAVSLTAAIAHQMDQHDASVEVFLAGADLFLFQPAAGVTHFESVMEVLSVTELTNSESLSQLAPVIADSLEDVSVVFCVFVDWDESREQFVRGIVESGCAVRLLLVSESEPDIPVPYDEGEFTTLNPRAILLGEVREL
- a CDS encoding transglutaminase family protein, with translation MNHKAAQYRTFFSSQRTAAVGVILIQCAVLFIMMEAATFSVCAAVLACCGLFAHKKGWLISLPGDFWVFLLGAVFVVKYSFAPKEFDLDDRFLFTDFTYEVAMFCVVVELCHLYRKQNREKLPTSFLVFAVIGLVCTCNVRLNGFRRLAMLLMTQCFLFMSMLFSMKSRRFSQVRQPRGSLWRNSIMWGVLIGSAALGTSLSLLLHRYEHAFERVVNGYLAIGDRGPARNGFSNRGGLSDISSWQSYGGEKVALRVESDAMPGYLRGKVFNEFQMNRWVTTERSRTLAPSPRESVSGELSAEFPDDEHLYLVSETIPKKNRIINVWPVERKTAGHCFAPLEAVAFTCRSKPVSVDRNRIVARQNEPNVVSYSVIVDSKPSRDGEVVSSDFLQLPGHLDERVVQVAQELFAGAESPQAKIQLVQQYFQRNFQYRLGVDLPRGEDPLGYFLEHRPPAHCEFFATASAILLRLGGVPSRYVTGYLAQEQSEVDMMWVARRKDAHAWVEAYDSEEQRWVLVESTPETGVPSPSQTDVWQNRREAVAHYCRSLQDKFVRGNYLQALWFLLQPLMWGIVAIGVGIGLQLLLKRRVRRDPTLEFDESEEWPDLVIERQKMDKMMSRIGFQREPGETSTRFAERIALDLEGAHAARLADWYRQYTVCRYRPGTRRENVEALRAERETLNQKRFTRINRARTGDMANA